In a genomic window of Thermodesulfobacteriota bacterium:
- a CDS encoding peptidylprolyl isomerase, which translates to MRYLAVFTAVALLAGCSDFNNFYGSHREGRSGKGAGPEVIAVVGADEITTEDISRALQRLPFKQRKLYQSSPQKMSEFLDIYINQKVLYTEAARRGIDKREDVIEKTENFKKQLMGQTLGQEILKELEVSDGEIDDYYREHKNDYEQIGISEIFIKTDPEKGITREAALARAGEVSERAKAGENWDELALHFSDEESYKKKGGKPKYIQRGEFGPGIDEELFRMKKGEITGPLEVDGGYFIIKIDEGAAPLPEGQVRRKIESRLLNEKLIEYVYGLREELGVEVYKNRLEESMKSE; encoded by the coding sequence ATGAGATATCTGGCCGTTTTTACGGCGGTCGCATTACTTGCGGGCTGCAGCGATTTTAACAATTTCTACGGATCGCACAGGGAGGGCCGGAGCGGAAAGGGCGCGGGCCCGGAGGTAATCGCTGTCGTAGGAGCTGACGAGATAACAACAGAGGACATCTCCCGGGCGCTCCAGAGGCTGCCCTTTAAGCAAAGAAAGCTGTATCAGTCATCGCCTCAAAAAATGAGCGAGTTTCTTGATATATACATCAACCAGAAGGTCCTCTACACAGAGGCCGCCAGGAGGGGGATCGACAAGAGGGAGGACGTGATCGAGAAGACGGAGAATTTCAAGAAGCAGCTCATGGGCCAGACGCTCGGCCAGGAGATTTTGAAGGAGCTTGAGGTAAGCGACGGCGAGATAGACGACTATTACCGGGAGCATAAAAACGATTACGAGCAGATCGGCATAAGCGAAATTTTTATAAAGACCGACCCCGAAAAGGGGATAACCAGGGAGGCGGCGCTCGCGAGAGCCGGGGAGGTATCGGAGAGGGCCAAAGCGGGCGAGAACTGGGATGAGCTCGCGCTGCATTTCTCGGACGAAGAGTCTTACAAGAAAAAAGGCGGGAAGCCCAAATATATACAAAGGGGCGAATTCGGCCCCGGCATCGACGAAGAGCTATTCCGTATGAAAAAGGGAGAAATAACCGGCCCGCTGGAAGTTGATGGGGGATACTTTATAATTAAAATAGACGAAGGGGCGGCACCGCTCCCCGAGGGTCAGGTCAGGCGTAAGATAGAATCCCGGCTGCTGAACGAAAAGCTGATCGAATATGTTTACGGCCTGCGAGAGGAACTTGGGGTCGAAGTTTACAAAAACAGATTAGAGGAGAGTATGAAAAGTGAATAA
- the mfd gene encoding transcription-repair coupling factor — protein sequence MKGIPRINFESVKKTLGGSGKWRSLLRRIEAGERAVSLSGLGGSSKFFLIYALGETTGRPLLVISPTAKRAESASQDLSFFLGMKPRVLLKKEIGTGRPLFSSTASKSGADRIAWFNSAIGGGTLCAETQALFDKSIPRKTFAASVIRVEKGGLLYRDELISRLAKSGYALTDFVQNEGDMSRRGSIVDVFSPGCENPVRLEFIGDEIGSIRHFSLESQKSTDKIERAEILPASEIILDAELLGRAAEYLKERAEESGVTAREKLPLIEDIERGIRVQNIEWLLPAFYPEPGSVLEYIHGDTIVVFEDAEDNSKSMQVLRESLGLTKGFLTKNLRIAPGVDDLFFTEDEVGESTGRFQNVLIHDLEFAGEKKEIIRFGGEPASIEVRKESESPLDAVDEHIYEAKEQDYTLLFVFRTHTELEKLLILLRERGITKINAYTGELSHGFRLAEARLEILTEGDIFGEKRERASRRRGADVPSAFITSFSELKPGDYIVHVDFGIGIFRSLKRLRIGDAEGDFIQCEYAGGDKVYVPIDRLKQVQRYIGEGKPPKIDRLGQESWKRRVRRVRAAVENVARELLELYARRKALKGYGYSPRGEMFREFELGFSYEETPDQEAAIEDVMNDMEAPRPMDRLICGDVGFGKTEVALRAAFRAVTDGKQVAFLVPTTLLAEQHYKTAHARLRGYPVAIESLSRFRTGKQETDIRSKLADGKIDIVIGTHKLLGEKIKFNDLGLVIIDEEHRFGVSQKEKLRKIKEGVDTISLSATPIPRTLQLSLAKIRDISLINTPPEGRQSIETYIHRSSPAIIQEAVTRELERGGCVFFIHNRIEDIYRVADRVRKLFPGASIEVTHGRMRERDLEIAISNFIEGRVDILVTTAIVESGLDIPRANTIIIDDAHTFGLADLYQLRGRVGRSDRKAYAYFLVPGEESLTLDARRRLKAISEFRELGSGYKLALSDLEIRGAGQLFGVEQSGHIADVGLELYLDMLEGAVRRLEGRAAPEEPEPDISVSTPAFIPDDYISNDTERLLVYKRLSHITTEEGIREMAAELRDRFGEIPAPAYSLIEIIRLRILMKKLGIEKADIGSRRAVLHFSGSSKLYGSFPPSGLMEAYFERPDPIGETKKLLENLRTPDAGDRKQKDTIKRR from the coding sequence GAGGCCGGCGAGAGAGCGGTTTCGCTCTCGGGTCTCGGGGGGTCGTCCAAATTCTTCCTTATTTACGCCCTCGGAGAAACTACGGGAAGACCGCTCCTTGTAATTTCCCCGACTGCCAAAAGGGCGGAGTCCGCCTCCCAGGACCTGTCGTTTTTTCTGGGCATGAAACCTCGCGTCCTCTTAAAAAAAGAGATAGGGACGGGAAGGCCATTATTTTCATCGACCGCGTCGAAATCGGGCGCGGACCGTATAGCGTGGTTCAATTCGGCGATCGGGGGAGGTACGCTCTGCGCCGAGACTCAGGCCCTGTTCGACAAGTCGATCCCGAGAAAAACCTTCGCCGCTTCCGTCATACGCGTCGAGAAGGGAGGGTTGCTCTACAGGGACGAGCTCATATCCCGGCTCGCAAAGTCGGGCTACGCGCTTACGGATTTTGTCCAGAACGAAGGGGACATGAGCAGAAGGGGCTCGATTGTAGACGTCTTTTCTCCGGGATGCGAAAACCCCGTGAGGCTCGAATTCATCGGGGACGAGATCGGCTCGATCAGGCATTTCAGCCTGGAGAGCCAGAAATCCACGGACAAGATCGAGAGGGCCGAAATCCTGCCCGCTTCGGAAATCATACTGGACGCGGAGCTTCTCGGGCGCGCGGCCGAATACCTGAAAGAGAGGGCCGAGGAGAGCGGAGTCACGGCGAGGGAAAAGCTGCCGCTTATAGAAGACATTGAGCGCGGTATAAGGGTACAGAACATCGAGTGGCTGCTCCCGGCGTTTTACCCCGAGCCGGGCTCAGTGCTCGAATACATACACGGGGACACCATCGTCGTTTTCGAGGACGCCGAAGATAATTCGAAGTCAATGCAGGTGTTGAGGGAATCGCTCGGGCTGACGAAGGGCTTTTTAACGAAGAACCTCAGGATCGCGCCCGGCGTGGACGATCTCTTTTTCACCGAGGACGAAGTCGGGGAGTCTACGGGCCGGTTCCAAAACGTTCTCATACACGACCTCGAATTCGCGGGCGAAAAAAAGGAGATCATCCGTTTCGGCGGAGAGCCCGCCTCGATCGAGGTGAGAAAAGAATCCGAATCCCCGCTCGACGCCGTAGACGAACATATCTACGAAGCGAAGGAGCAGGATTATACGCTCCTTTTCGTTTTCAGGACGCACACCGAGCTCGAGAAACTTCTCATACTCCTCCGGGAGAGGGGCATAACGAAGATAAACGCATACACGGGCGAGCTCTCGCACGGGTTCAGGCTGGCCGAGGCGAGGCTCGAAATCCTCACCGAGGGCGACATATTCGGGGAGAAGAGAGAGCGGGCGTCCCGAAGGAGGGGCGCGGACGTACCGTCAGCATTCATCACGTCCTTCAGCGAGCTCAAGCCCGGAGACTATATAGTGCACGTGGATTTCGGCATAGGGATATTCAGGAGCTTGAAGAGGCTCAGGATCGGGGACGCAGAGGGAGACTTCATACAGTGCGAGTACGCGGGCGGAGACAAGGTATACGTGCCCATAGACAGGCTCAAGCAGGTACAGAGATATATAGGCGAGGGGAAACCCCCCAAGATAGACAGGCTCGGCCAGGAGAGCTGGAAGAGGCGCGTAAGGAGGGTGAGAGCGGCCGTAGAAAACGTTGCGAGGGAGCTCCTCGAGCTCTACGCCCGGAGGAAGGCGCTCAAGGGATACGGCTACTCGCCGCGGGGCGAGATGTTCAGGGAGTTCGAGCTCGGGTTCTCGTACGAGGAAACGCCCGACCAGGAGGCGGCTATCGAAGACGTAATGAACGATATGGAGGCCCCGAGGCCCATGGACAGGCTCATCTGCGGGGACGTAGGGTTCGGGAAAACGGAGGTTGCTCTGAGGGCGGCCTTCAGGGCTGTCACAGACGGAAAGCAGGTCGCGTTCCTGGTCCCCACCACGCTTCTCGCGGAGCAGCACTACAAGACCGCGCATGCGAGACTCAGGGGCTACCCGGTCGCGATAGAATCGCTCTCGAGGTTCAGGACAGGGAAGCAGGAGACCGATATCCGGTCGAAGCTCGCGGACGGGAAGATAGACATAGTCATCGGAACGCACAAGCTCCTGGGCGAGAAGATAAAGTTCAACGACCTCGGCCTCGTGATAATCGACGAGGAGCACAGGTTCGGCGTATCCCAGAAGGAAAAACTGAGAAAGATAAAAGAGGGGGTCGATACGATCTCGCTGAGCGCGACACCGATACCGAGGACGCTCCAGCTCTCTCTCGCGAAGATACGGGACATCAGTCTTATAAATACCCCGCCCGAGGGCAGGCAGTCGATAGAGACGTACATACACAGATCGAGCCCGGCGATAATACAAGAAGCGGTGACGAGAGAGCTCGAGCGCGGAGGGTGCGTATTTTTCATTCACAACCGCATAGAGGACATTTACCGCGTCGCCGACAGAGTCAGGAAACTCTTTCCCGGAGCCAGCATCGAGGTAACGCACGGGAGGATGAGGGAGAGAGACCTGGAAATAGCAATATCGAATTTCATAGAAGGCAGGGTAGACATACTCGTCACGACGGCGATCGTCGAATCGGGGCTCGATATCCCGAGGGCCAACACGATAATCATTGACGACGCCCACACGTTCGGGCTCGCAGACCTCTACCAGCTGAGGGGAAGGGTGGGAAGATCGGACAGGAAGGCATACGCGTATTTCCTCGTGCCCGGGGAGGAGTCCCTCACTCTCGACGCGAGGAGGAGGCTCAAGGCTATATCGGAATTCAGGGAGCTCGGCTCGGGCTACAAGCTCGCGCTCTCCGACCTCGAAATACGGGGCGCGGGGCAGCTGTTCGGGGTGGAGCAGTCGGGGCACATAGCCGACGTGGGGCTCGAGCTATACCTCGATATGCTCGAAGGAGCCGTGAGGAGGCTCGAAGGCCGGGCCGCCCCCGAAGAGCCCGAGCCCGACATATCGGTCAGCACTCCGGCGTTCATACCGGACGACTATATCTCGAACGATACCGAGAGACTCCTCGTCTACAAGCGGCTGTCGCATATAACTACGGAGGAGGGCATAAGGGAAATGGCGGCGGAACTCAGGGACAGGTTCGGCGAGATACCGGCGCCTGCGTACTCGCTCATAGAGATCATCCGACTGAGGATATTGATGAAAAAACTGGGGATCGAGAAAGCGGACATAGGGAGCAGGAGGGCCGTCCTGCATTTTTCCGGCAGTTCGAAGCTCTACGGAAGCTTCCCCCCGTCAGGCCTGATGGAGGCTTACTTCGAGAGGCCCGACCCCATCGGGGAAACAAAAAAACTGCTCGAGAATCTGAGAACCCCCGATGCGGGCGACAGGAAACAGAAAGACACGATCAAGAGGAGATAA